In a single window of the Bradyrhizobium erythrophlei genome:
- a CDS encoding Bug family tripartite tricarboxylate transporter substrate binding protein has translation MKLAANLFAALLVLLAAQTASAQSSYPNRPTKILVGFTPGTAPDLVARILADRFSEVWGTPFVVENIPGAGSNIATDRVAKATADGYTLLMGGNSSLVINPSLYEILPFDPLKDFAPISQVFIAANVLAVPPELPVKTVAELVALAKAEPGKLSYGHAGVGTSQHLAGELFKYMAHVDIRPVPYRGTTAMMPDLLAHRISMSFANIVNVLPLAREGKLRALAITSIKRSALAPDLPTMAESGFPGFEAVPWFGLIAPSGTPKDVLDKLHGETVKALAMPEVRKKFDELGLEPVGNTPAEFTAIIKKETPEWAKVIKDAGIKLGN, from the coding sequence ATGAAGCTCGCTGCGAACCTGTTCGCCGCCCTGCTTGTGCTGCTCGCGGCGCAGACGGCATCAGCGCAATCGAGTTATCCGAACCGGCCGACGAAAATCCTGGTCGGCTTCACACCCGGTACGGCTCCCGACCTTGTGGCTCGCATTCTTGCCGACCGGTTTTCGGAAGTCTGGGGCACGCCGTTCGTGGTCGAGAATATTCCCGGCGCCGGCAGCAACATCGCCACCGATCGCGTCGCCAAGGCGACCGCCGATGGCTACACGCTGCTGATGGGCGGCAACTCGTCGCTGGTCATCAATCCGAGCTTGTATGAAATACTGCCGTTCGACCCGCTCAAGGACTTCGCACCGATCTCGCAGGTATTCATCGCGGCGAACGTGCTAGCCGTTCCGCCCGAGCTGCCGGTCAAGACCGTGGCGGAACTGGTGGCGCTCGCCAAAGCCGAGCCGGGCAAGCTTTCCTATGGCCATGCCGGCGTGGGCACGTCACAGCATCTGGCCGGCGAATTGTTCAAATACATGGCGCATGTCGATATTAGACCGGTGCCTTATCGCGGCACCACGGCGATGATGCCGGACCTGCTCGCCCACCGAATCAGCATGTCGTTCGCCAATATCGTGAACGTATTACCGCTTGCGCGCGAAGGGAAATTGCGCGCGCTGGCCATCACCTCGATCAAGCGCTCGGCGCTGGCGCCCGACCTGCCGACCATGGCGGAATCCGGCTTTCCCGGCTTCGAGGCCGTGCCGTGGTTCGGCCTGATCGCGCCGAGCGGCACGCCGAAGGATGTTCTGGATAAATTGCACGGAGAAACCGTCAAGGCCTTGGCGATGCCGGAGGTGCGCAAGAAGTTCGACGAACTTGGCCTCGAGCCGGTCGGCAACACGCCGGCCGAGTTTACCGCGATCATCAAGAAAGAAACGCCCGAGTGGGCCAAGGTGATCAAGGATGCCGGCATCAAGCTCGGCAACTAG
- a CDS encoding methyl-accepting chemotaxis protein gives MAFGWFPKRPPEAAAPAVAALALTPVVAAEAPGVSDTDSTREILELLELELGAMIRQLERAANSVAGGAEATAATLSTIRQRTDALTGRTSAAQSTATTFSQAADKFTHSAEGIGSQVRDASKLADQASAAAREASLNVDRLRESSAAIGNVVNLIAQIAKQTTLLALNSTIEAARAGAAGRGFAVVASEVKALAVQTQNATEEITKKIDALQRDAAGSVDAVHRISQAIEAIRPVFENVNGAVAEQNQTTGAMSANAATASRFIVSVGDSAAEIDSATKQAEAHGERVANAGKAVTMFAQKLKSRCAVLLGQDDREDRRKRERLPCNLKIEIQTPRGMAAAAVYEISMEGLLIGGPDAERLPLNESLDATLESIGACRIRFTERSKAGTQARFETPNAALSEKIEDQLWSIHDENTELVTRAMEAGTALTKIFEDAVASGAIAIDDMFDADYIEIPGTNPLQHRTRILGWADRALPPFQEAFLARDPRTVFCAMIDRNGYLPVHNKIYSHPQRPGDVGWNTANSRNRRIFNDAAGLAAGRNLRSYLIQSYARDMGNGQTIMMREIDVPVRVKGRHWGGFRTAYKL, from the coding sequence ATGGCGTTCGGTTGGTTTCCAAAACGTCCGCCGGAAGCGGCCGCGCCTGCCGTCGCAGCGCTGGCGCTGACGCCGGTGGTTGCGGCCGAAGCTCCCGGCGTTTCGGACACCGATTCCACCAGGGAAATCCTCGAACTGCTCGAACTCGAACTGGGCGCGATGATCCGGCAACTCGAACGGGCGGCCAATTCGGTCGCCGGGGGCGCCGAGGCCACCGCGGCGACGCTCTCCACCATTCGCCAGCGCACCGATGCCCTGACGGGGCGCACCAGCGCCGCGCAATCGACCGCGACCACTTTCTCGCAGGCCGCCGACAAGTTCACCCATTCGGCTGAGGGAATTGGCTCCCAGGTCCGCGACGCCAGCAAGCTCGCCGATCAGGCCAGCGCCGCGGCCCGCGAAGCGAGCCTCAATGTCGACCGTTTGAGGGAGTCCTCGGCCGCGATCGGCAATGTCGTCAATCTGATCGCGCAGATTGCCAAGCAGACTACGCTGCTGGCGCTCAATTCCACCATCGAGGCGGCGCGGGCCGGCGCTGCCGGGCGCGGCTTTGCCGTCGTCGCCTCCGAGGTCAAGGCGCTGGCGGTGCAGACCCAGAACGCCACCGAGGAGATCACGAAAAAAATCGACGCGTTGCAGCGGGATGCCGCGGGCTCGGTCGACGCGGTGCACCGGATATCGCAGGCGATCGAGGCGATTCGTCCGGTTTTTGAAAACGTCAATGGCGCGGTGGCGGAGCAGAACCAAACCACGGGCGCGATGTCGGCCAATGCCGCAACGGCGTCGCGTTTCATCGTCTCGGTCGGCGACAGCGCGGCCGAAATCGACAGCGCGACCAAGCAGGCCGAGGCGCATGGCGAACGTGTCGCCAACGCCGGCAAAGCCGTCACCATGTTCGCCCAGAAACTCAAATCGCGCTGCGCGGTGCTGCTGGGCCAGGACGACCGTGAGGACCGGCGCAAGCGCGAACGGTTGCCGTGCAATCTCAAAATCGAAATCCAGACCCCGCGCGGCATGGCCGCAGCCGCCGTTTATGAAATTTCCATGGAAGGCCTCCTGATCGGTGGACCGGACGCCGAGCGGCTGCCGCTGAACGAAAGCCTCGATGCCACACTGGAGAGCATCGGCGCGTGCAGGATTCGCTTCACCGAGCGTTCGAAGGCCGGCACGCAGGCGCGGTTCGAGACGCCCAATGCCGCATTGAGTGAAAAGATCGAAGACCAGCTGTGGTCGATCCACGACGAAAACACCGAATTGGTCACCCGCGCCATGGAAGCCGGCACCGCGCTGACCAAGATATTCGAGGACGCGGTGGCGAGCGGCGCCATTGCCATCGACGACATGTTCGACGCCGACTACATCGAGATCCCCGGCACCAACCCGCTGCAACACCGCACCCGGATCCTCGGCTGGGCGGATCGCGCGCTGCCGCCGTTCCAGGAAGCCTTCCTCGCCAGGGATCCGCGCACGGTGTTCTGCGCCATGATCGACCGCAACGGCTATTTGCCGGTTCACAACAAGATCTACTCGCATCCGCAGCGCCCCGGCGACGTCGGCTGGAACACCGCCAACAGCCGCAACCGCCGCATCTTCAACGATGCCGCGGGGCTCGCCGCCGGCCGCAACCTGCGCTCCTACCTGATTCAGAGCTACGCCCGCGACATGGGCAACGGCCAAACCATCATGATGCGCGAGATCGACGTGCCGGTCCGCGTCAAGGGCCGGCACTGGGGTGGATTCCGTACCGCGTACAAGCTTTGA
- a CDS encoding TCR/Tet family MFS transporter — MSRPLVVIFATIALDAAGIALIFPILPGLLRSMAGTEDVSALFGAMLALYAFMQFVFTPVLGVLSDRFGRRPVLLLSLAGSTIDYLVMAFTPYLWLLFAGRAIAGLTAANTAVITAYIADITPEAERARRFGLFQAFFGAGFVMGPVIGGLLGDISLRDPFLAAAALNGVNLSIALFLLPESHRPERKPFDWRALNPFAPLRWALTFRALIPLLAVFLLVSLVGQTYSTVWVLFVTDRFRWTGTDIGLSLGVFGALVVIAQAFAIGPVTRWLGERGTLLLGIACETVALLILAFAQAGWIAFALIPLIAFGGIGVPVLRSLQTNAVDRERQGQLQGVIASFVSLAAIFGPLVFSWIYALSSPGWTGLVWIVGVAIYALAVLIVLTVPNNAGQRP, encoded by the coding sequence ATGAGCCGGCCGCTTGTCGTGATCTTCGCCACCATCGCGCTTGACGCGGCCGGCATTGCGCTGATCTTCCCGATCCTGCCTGGTCTGCTCCGCTCCATGGCTGGCACGGAGGATGTGTCCGCGCTGTTCGGGGCAATGCTGGCGCTGTACGCGTTCATGCAATTCGTCTTCACGCCGGTGCTCGGCGTCCTGTCGGATCGCTTTGGCCGCCGGCCGGTGCTGCTCCTCTCCCTTGCCGGCTCGACCATCGACTATCTGGTCATGGCTTTCACGCCGTACCTGTGGCTGTTGTTCGCCGGCCGGGCCATAGCCGGGCTGACGGCGGCGAACACGGCGGTCATCACCGCCTACATCGCGGACATCACGCCCGAGGCCGAGCGCGCGCGCCGCTTCGGCCTGTTCCAGGCCTTCTTTGGCGCCGGTTTCGTCATGGGTCCAGTGATCGGCGGCCTGCTCGGCGACATTTCGCTGCGCGACCCTTTCCTTGCCGCCGCCGCGCTGAATGGCGTGAACCTGTCGATTGCGCTGTTCCTTCTGCCCGAGTCGCATCGGCCGGAGCGCAAGCCGTTCGATTGGCGGGCGCTGAACCCGTTCGCGCCGCTGCGCTGGGCGCTCACCTTTCGCGCACTCATCCCACTGCTCGCGGTGTTCTTGCTTGTTAGTCTCGTCGGCCAGACCTACAGCACGGTCTGGGTGCTTTTTGTCACAGATCGCTTCCGCTGGACCGGAACCGACATCGGCCTTTCGCTGGGCGTATTCGGCGCACTCGTGGTCATCGCGCAGGCTTTCGCCATTGGCCCGGTCACACGGTGGCTCGGCGAACGCGGCACGCTGCTCCTCGGCATCGCCTGCGAGACGGTCGCCCTCCTCATCCTCGCCTTCGCACAGGCGGGCTGGATCGCCTTCGCGTTGATACCACTGATCGCATTCGGCGGGATCGGCGTGCCCGTGCTGCGATCACTGCAGACGAACGCCGTCGATCGCGAGCGTCAGGGGCAATTGCAGGGCGTCATCGCCAGCTTCGTCAGTCTGGCGGCGATCTTCGGCCCACTTGTCTTTAGTTGGATTTACGCTCTGTCGTCGCCGGGCTGGACCGGACTTGTGTGGATCGTCGGGGTAGCGATCTACGCTCTCGCAGTGCTGATCGTGCTCACTGTTCCGAACAACGCCGGCCAGCGGCCATAG
- a CDS encoding methyl-accepting chemotaxis protein: MSVAQPIRLDRAAAIPSDSERLVDQLANRIGGLGVELADVAGNLQEVAGRVSSQSDRLGHLQTTAETMVSANHGIASASRAVQTATSAAVGEITQSRAAVETAVQHIAELIEAVGRIELRLGSVGTALAQVAKVSGSIEAIAKQTNLLALNATIEAARAGAAGKGFAVVASEVKNLAEATRQATHLIGDTVRDLDGQIGNLIGASGDASLRAKSAGEGAQQIQSIIVRVQDGFTAVGREIDGVARAATSNLAHCDMVIDELGNLAKGVDLSSTDLKQADERVARLLDLSESLIALIADSGVETSDAPLIRVVIDTAKQISAAFETAVERGDIRIDQLMDEKYREIPGTNPKQYLTDYVAFTDRILPPIQDPIQKIDPRIVFCVAWAKGGYLPTHNPNYRLPQGPDAVWNNANCRNKRLFNDRAVHKVAANTKPFLLQTYRRDMGGGNFVLMKDLSSPIYVRGRHWGAFRMGFRQS, encoded by the coding sequence ATGTCGGTTGCGCAGCCCATAAGGTTGGACCGTGCTGCGGCCATCCCCTCGGATAGCGAGCGTCTGGTCGATCAGCTTGCGAACCGGATCGGCGGCCTTGGGGTTGAGCTCGCGGACGTGGCAGGAAATCTGCAGGAAGTCGCCGGCCGCGTGTCGAGCCAGTCGGACCGGCTCGGGCATCTGCAAACGACCGCCGAGACGATGGTTTCCGCCAATCACGGCATCGCCAGCGCGTCGCGGGCGGTGCAAACGGCTACCTCGGCTGCCGTCGGTGAAATCACGCAGTCGCGTGCCGCGGTGGAGACGGCGGTCCAGCATATCGCCGAATTGATCGAGGCCGTCGGCCGCATCGAACTTCGTCTCGGGTCGGTCGGAACCGCGCTCGCGCAGGTCGCCAAGGTATCCGGATCGATCGAGGCGATCGCAAAGCAGACCAACCTTTTGGCCCTCAACGCGACCATCGAGGCCGCCCGCGCAGGCGCCGCGGGAAAAGGGTTTGCGGTCGTCGCCAGCGAGGTGAAGAACCTTGCCGAAGCCACGCGCCAGGCCACGCATCTGATCGGCGATACCGTTCGCGATCTTGACGGTCAGATCGGCAACCTGATCGGCGCCAGCGGCGACGCCTCGCTTCGCGCCAAGAGCGCCGGCGAAGGCGCCCAGCAGATTCAGAGCATCATCGTCCGCGTCCAGGACGGCTTCACGGCGGTCGGCCGGGAGATCGATGGCGTGGCCAGGGCGGCCACGTCCAACCTCGCGCATTGCGACATGGTGATCGATGAGCTCGGCAACCTCGCCAAGGGCGTCGATCTGTCGTCGACCGACCTGAAACAGGCCGACGAAAGAGTCGCCAGGCTGCTCGATCTTTCCGAATCGCTGATCGCGCTCATCGCCGACAGCGGGGTGGAGACGTCGGATGCACCGTTGATCCGCGTCGTGATCGATACCGCCAAACAGATTTCGGCGGCGTTCGAGACCGCCGTTGAACGCGGGGACATCCGCATCGATCAATTGATGGACGAGAAATACCGCGAAATCCCGGGCACCAATCCCAAACAATACCTCACCGACTATGTCGCATTCACCGACCGGATCCTGCCGCCGATTCAGGATCCGATTCAAAAGATCGACCCCCGAATCGTGTTCTGCGTCGCCTGGGCTAAGGGCGGCTATCTTCCGACCCACAATCCGAACTATCGCCTGCCGCAGGGTCCCGACGCCGTGTGGAACAACGCCAATTGCCGCAACAAGCGGCTGTTCAACGATCGCGCGGTACACAAGGTCGCGGCGAATACCAAGCCGTTTCTGCTGCAGACCTACCGGCGGGATATGGGCGGCGGCAATTTCGTCCTGATGAAGGACCTGTCGTCGCCGATTTACGTTCGCGGCCGCCATTGGGGCGCGTTCCGCATGGGTTTTCGGCAGTCTTGA
- a CDS encoding PadR family transcriptional regulator: protein MEGEMLKGHLDMIVLAALADGPAHGYAVIQEIRHRSGGAFDLPEGTIYPALHRLEQSGLLNSRWTAGESGRQRRVYSLTRRGRRALADQRAVWQRFAEAIGGLLGKISHATVRPGH from the coding sequence ATGGAAGGCGAAATGCTCAAAGGGCATCTTGACATGATCGTGCTCGCCGCGCTGGCGGACGGGCCGGCCCACGGCTACGCCGTTATTCAGGAAATTCGCCACCGCAGCGGTGGCGCATTCGATCTGCCGGAAGGCACCATTTATCCCGCGCTGCATCGCCTCGAGCAAAGCGGTTTGCTGAACAGCCGCTGGACCGCGGGTGAATCGGGCAGGCAGCGACGGGTGTATTCTCTGACGCGCAGAGGCCGTCGGGCGCTCGCCGATCAGCGTGCGGTCTGGCAGCGCTTTGCGGAGGCGATCGGTGGTCTGTTAGGAAAAATCAGCCATGCAACCGTCCGTCCTGGTCACTAA
- a CDS encoding (2Fe-2S)-binding protein: protein MATTLTINGEPKSFDAPPDMPLLWVLRDILGMTGTKFGCGIAQCGACTVHIDGKPVRSCMLPVGAVRDRAVTTIEGVGASPAGAKVQKAWLDLEVVQCGYCQSGQIMSAAALLAGTPNPDDSDIDAAMAGNICRCGTYVRIRAAIKQAASQRQS from the coding sequence ATGGCCACCACCCTGACAATCAACGGCGAACCGAAATCGTTTGACGCTCCGCCGGACATGCCGCTGCTCTGGGTTCTCCGCGACATCCTCGGCATGACCGGAACGAAGTTCGGCTGCGGCATTGCCCAGTGCGGCGCCTGCACGGTGCATATCGACGGCAAGCCGGTGCGATCCTGCATGCTCCCGGTCGGCGCGGTGCGCGATCGCGCCGTCACCACCATCGAAGGCGTCGGCGCTTCGCCTGCCGGCGCAAAGGTGCAGAAGGCCTGGCTCGATCTCGAGGTGGTCCAGTGCGGCTATTGCCAGTCGGGCCAGATCATGTCGGCGGCGGCGCTGCTCGCGGGCACGCCCAACCCTGACGATTCCGACATCGACGCCGCGATGGCGGGAAATATCTGCCGCTGCGGCACCTATGTGCGCATTCGCGCGGCGATCAAGCAGGCTGCTTCCCAACGTCAATCGTAG
- a CDS encoding xanthine dehydrogenase family protein molybdopterin-binding subunit yields the protein MTVAEKISSGFSRRSVLTGGLAGGFLLAFHLPVRAVNEPVQPPDDAAGKFAPNAFIRVDNTGKTTLVMPQVEMGQGIYTALAAILAEEMDADFSALFLEHAPANEKLYANPIFGIQATGGSTSVRAFWKPLRTAGASARAMLVQAAAQQWQVDPASCKTANSEVTHKDSGRKLTYGDVAAAASSQTPPKDVPLKDPKDFVLIGKPLKRLDTPEKVNGKAVYGIDAMLPDMKFATLAACPVFGGKVGKVDDSAAKKIPGVRKIVVLDDTVAVVGDHMWAATKGLDALVIDWDEGPNARLSSNDIWQGLRAASEKDGVVVKSEGDIAKGLATGERVDAAYELPFLAHATMEPLSATVHVKPDSCEVWTSSQIMARAQSEAAKAAGLPVEKVTVYNHLLGGGFGRKLEIDMVVAAVRIAKQVDGPVKVVWTREEDIQHDIYRPVYRDTISASLSDGKIVGWKYRVTGSSIMARWLPPAFQNGVDIDAIDSAVDMPYDIPNKHIEYTRAEPPAVPTGFWRGVGCNNNVFAIECFMDEVARKANKDPVDFRRAMLGKTPRLLAALNLVAEKSGWGQPLPARVGRGVCAQTSFGSFIATVAEAEIDEHGEVHLRRVISAVDTGIAVNPDTIVAQIEGGLIFGLTAALYGEVTIDKGRVQQSNFHDYRMLRIDQAPKIEIHLIKSGEAPGGIGETGTTAGPPALRNAIYAATGVALRRLPIDRSLIAAGKKA from the coding sequence ATGACTGTTGCAGAAAAAATCTCCAGCGGGTTTTCGCGTCGTAGCGTGCTGACGGGCGGGCTGGCGGGCGGATTTCTGCTCGCATTCCATCTCCCCGTGCGCGCGGTGAACGAGCCGGTGCAGCCGCCCGACGACGCCGCCGGCAAGTTCGCGCCCAACGCCTTCATCCGCGTCGACAACACCGGCAAGACTACGTTGGTGATGCCGCAGGTCGAGATGGGACAGGGTATCTACACGGCGCTGGCGGCTATTTTGGCCGAGGAGATGGATGCCGATTTTTCCGCGCTCTTCCTGGAGCACGCCCCAGCCAACGAGAAGCTGTACGCAAATCCCATTTTCGGGATTCAAGCGACGGGAGGCTCGACGTCGGTCAGGGCGTTCTGGAAGCCGCTGCGCACGGCCGGCGCCAGCGCGCGCGCCATGCTGGTGCAGGCTGCGGCCCAGCAATGGCAGGTCGATCCCGCAAGCTGCAAGACGGCGAACAGCGAAGTGACCCACAAGGACAGCGGCCGCAAACTTACGTATGGCGACGTTGCGGCGGCGGCCAGCAGTCAGACGCCGCCAAAGGACGTGCCGCTCAAGGACCCCAAGGATTTCGTGCTGATCGGCAAGCCGCTGAAGCGGCTCGACACGCCGGAGAAGGTCAACGGCAAGGCGGTCTACGGCATCGACGCGATGCTGCCCGATATGAAGTTCGCGACGCTGGCGGCGTGCCCGGTATTCGGCGGCAAGGTCGGCAAGGTCGATGACAGCGCGGCCAAAAAGATTCCGGGCGTGCGGAAGATCGTCGTTCTCGATGACACGGTCGCGGTGGTCGGCGATCACATGTGGGCGGCGACGAAAGGCCTCGATGCGCTGGTGATCGACTGGGACGAGGGCCCGAACGCGCGCCTCAGTTCCAACGACATCTGGCAGGGTCTGCGCGCCGCCAGCGAAAAGGACGGCGTGGTCGTCAAATCCGAAGGCGACATCGCCAAGGGCCTTGCGACCGGCGAGCGCGTCGACGCGGCCTACGAGCTGCCGTTTCTCGCCCATGCCACGATGGAGCCGCTGAGCGCCACGGTTCACGTTAAGCCGGATTCCTGCGAAGTCTGGACCAGCAGCCAGATCATGGCGCGGGCGCAATCCGAGGCGGCGAAAGCCGCCGGACTCCCCGTCGAGAAGGTGACCGTCTACAACCACCTGCTCGGCGGTGGTTTCGGACGCAAGCTCGAGATCGACATGGTGGTTGCGGCCGTGCGCATCGCCAAGCAGGTCGACGGACCGGTCAAGGTGGTGTGGACCCGCGAGGAAGATATCCAGCACGACATCTATCGTCCGGTCTACCGCGACACGATTTCCGCGAGCCTGTCGGACGGCAAGATCGTTGGCTGGAAATACCGCGTCACCGGTTCGTCCATCATGGCGCGCTGGCTGCCACCGGCGTTTCAGAATGGCGTCGACATCGACGCCATCGATAGCGCCGTCGACATGCCCTACGACATTCCCAACAAGCACATCGAATATACCCGTGCCGAACCGCCGGCGGTGCCGACCGGGTTCTGGCGCGGCGTTGGCTGCAACAACAACGTGTTCGCCATCGAATGTTTCATGGACGAAGTGGCGCGGAAGGCGAACAAGGATCCGGTGGATTTTCGCCGCGCGATGCTCGGCAAAACTCCGCGGCTGCTGGCAGCACTCAATCTGGTGGCGGAAAAATCCGGCTGGGGGCAGCCATTGCCGGCGCGGGTCGGGCGCGGCGTCTGCGCGCAGACGTCGTTCGGCAGCTTTATTGCAACCGTGGCCGAAGCCGAGATTGACGAGCACGGCGAGGTGCATTTGCGCCGGGTCATTTCCGCGGTCGATACCGGCATCGCCGTCAATCCCGATACCATCGTGGCACAGATCGAGGGCGGGCTGATCTTCGGCCTGACCGCCGCGCTCTACGGCGAAGTCACCATCGACAAGGGACGGGTGCAGCAATCCAACTTCCATGACTACCGCATGCTCCGCATCGACCAGGCGCCGAAGATCGAGATCCACCTCATCAAGAGCGGCGAGGCGCCCGGCGGCATCGGCGAGACCGGCACCACGGCGGGCCCGCCGGCGCTGCGCAACGCGATATACGCTGCGACCGGTGTCGCCCTGCGGCGGCTCCCGATCGACCGCTCGCTGATCGCAGCGGGGAAAAAGGCATGA
- a CDS encoding c-type cytochrome, whose product MSPGARRILLSVVVIVVVALAAGGWIIRGPGPMAFAEGPKVAFADYHDANPTGVPASLAKASLVERGEYLAKAADCMVCHTTQDGKPYAGGLGFNLPFGTLYSTNITPDKETGIGNYSDQDFLAAVHRGIRRDGARLYPAMPFTSYTYMTDADALAIKAYLFSLPAVHAEAPANTLTFPFNQRWAMTFWSIVFNPDIRFEPDTSKTPEWNRGAYLAEALAHCGECHTPRNLGFALDNRKKFAGALTAGWRAFNITSDKTTGIGGWRDEDIVSYLTIGHAMGHGSASGPMGEAVDYSFSQFAPEDIRAVVAYLRSVPPIASPDLPATLAPPAPASHKQGGGTQDPRGKMVFEGACVSCHDWSGESPISPFATLTGAWAVNDPTATNVAQIVISGTVRRHPPDAVSMPAFGDAYSDIEIAAVANYVTARFGSKPSSLTAQDVAELRKQASQ is encoded by the coding sequence ATGAGCCCCGGAGCGCGTCGCATTCTCCTCAGCGTTGTCGTCATCGTGGTTGTCGCGCTGGCCGCGGGCGGCTGGATCATCCGGGGTCCCGGCCCGATGGCGTTCGCGGAGGGCCCGAAAGTGGCGTTCGCCGATTATCACGACGCCAATCCCACCGGCGTTCCGGCGTCGCTTGCCAAGGCGAGCCTCGTGGAGCGCGGCGAATATCTCGCCAAGGCGGCGGATTGCATGGTCTGCCACACCACGCAGGACGGCAAGCCCTATGCAGGCGGCCTCGGATTCAACCTGCCGTTCGGCACGCTGTACTCGACCAACATCACGCCGGACAAGGAGACCGGCATCGGCAATTACAGCGACCAGGATTTTCTCGCCGCGGTTCATCGCGGCATCCGCCGTGACGGCGCGCGGCTGTATCCGGCGATGCCGTTTACCTCCTATACCTATATGACCGACGCGGATGCGCTGGCGATCAAGGCCTATCTGTTCAGCCTGCCGGCGGTGCACGCGGAGGCTCCCGCCAATACGCTGACCTTTCCGTTCAACCAGCGCTGGGCGATGACCTTCTGGTCGATCGTTTTCAATCCGGATATCCGCTTCGAGCCCGACACCTCGAAAACGCCGGAATGGAACAGGGGCGCCTATCTCGCCGAAGCGCTGGCGCATTGCGGCGAATGCCACACGCCGCGCAATCTCGGGTTCGCGCTCGATAACCGCAAGAAATTCGCCGGCGCGCTGACGGCGGGCTGGCGCGCCTTCAACATCACTTCGGACAAGACCACCGGCATCGGCGGCTGGCGCGACGAAGATATCGTCTCTTACCTCACGATCGGCCACGCCATGGGTCACGGCAGCGCCTCCGGACCGATGGGCGAAGCGGTCGATTACAGCTTCAGCCAGTTCGCGCCGGAAGACATCCGCGCGGTGGTGGCCTATCTGCGCAGCGTGCCGCCGATCGCCTCGCCCGACCTGCCGGCGACCCTGGCGCCGCCGGCGCCGGCGTCGCACAAGCAGGGCGGCGGCACCCAGGACCCGCGCGGCAAGATGGTGTTTGAAGGCGCCTGCGTCAGTTGCCATGACTGGTCCGGTGAAAGTCCGATCTCGCCCTTCGCCACGCTGACCGGCGCCTGGGCGGTCAACGATCCCACCGCCACCAACGTCGCCCAGATCGTGATTTCCGGGACGGTGCGGCGTCACCCGCCGGATGCGGTCTCGATGCCGGCGTTCGGCGACGCCTATTCCGACATCGAAATCGCCGCGGTCGCCAATTACGTCACCGCGCGCTTCGGCAGCAAGCCATCGAGCCTCACCGCGCAGGACGTGGCCGAGTTGCGAAAGCAGGCGTCGCAGTAG
- a CDS encoding YebC/PmpR family DNA-binding transcriptional regulator, with protein sequence MAGHSQFKNIMHRKGRQDAQKSKLFSKLAREITVAAKLGQPDPSMNARLRAAIISARQENMSKDSIDRAVKKAIGGDAENYDEIRYEGYGPGGVAVIVEAMTDNRNRAASDIRSYFTKSGGNLGETNSVAFMFDRTGVIEYDAKVASDDAMLDAAIEAGADDVSSSENGHEIYASPETFRDVAKALEAKFGEPRKAALTWKPQNTVPVDDETGEKLLKLIDLLNEHDDVQNVFANFEVSDALVAKMGG encoded by the coding sequence ATGGCCGGACATTCCCAATTCAAGAACATCATGCACCGCAAGGGCCGGCAGGATGCCCAGAAGTCGAAGCTGTTCAGCAAGCTGGCGCGGGAAATCACGGTTGCGGCGAAGCTGGGCCAGCCCGATCCCTCGATGAATGCACGGCTGCGCGCGGCGATCATCTCCGCCCGCCAGGAAAACATGTCGAAGGACTCGATCGACCGCGCGGTGAAGAAGGCCATCGGCGGCGACGCGGAGAATTACGACGAGATTCGCTATGAGGGTTATGGTCCGGGCGGGGTCGCCGTGATCGTCGAGGCGATGACCGACAACCGCAACCGCGCCGCATCCGACATCCGCTCCTACTTCACCAAGTCCGGCGGCAATCTCGGCGAAACCAATTCGGTCGCCTTCATGTTCGACCGCACCGGCGTCATCGAATACGACGCCAAGGTCGCCTCCGACGATGCGATGCTGGATGCAGCGATCGAGGCCGGCGCCGACGACGTGTCGTCGAGCGAAAACGGCCATGAGATCTACGCTTCGCCGGAAACCTTCCGCGACGTGGCAAAGGCGCTGGAGGCGAAATTCGGCGAACCGCGCAAGGCGGCGCTGACCTGGAAACCGCAGAACACGGTGCCGGTGGACGACGAGACCGGCGAGAAGCTCTTGAAGCTGATCGATCTATTGAACGAACACGACGACGTGCAGAACGTGTTCGCCAATTTCGAGGTTTCCGACGCGCTGGTCGCCAAGATGGGCGGGTGA